One Tiliqua scincoides isolate rTilSci1 chromosome 9, rTilSci1.hap2, whole genome shotgun sequence DNA segment encodes these proteins:
- the PLEKHM2 gene encoding pleckstrin homology domain-containing family M member 2 isoform X3 yields MEPPAQVQDRMLQNVSLAVKKLQSYFAACEDETPAIRNHDKVLQRLCEHLDHALLYGLQDLPSGYWVLVVHFTRREAVEQIELLEHVTTNLGRSRAWLYLALNENSLESYLRLFQENWSLLHKYYVKNALVCNHDHLALFLTLVSGLEFIRFDLDLDAPYLDLAPYMPDYYKPQHLLDFEDRLPSSAHGSDSLSLNSFNSATSTNLEWDDSAIAPSSEDGDLTDTLSCPHSVASELNSARASARSPTQRYNPFNEKVEAPSSAETTPVHSASKEKEEGIGEGTDQSGSCTELEVIRLAKKKKTGKRKKVGKVEEASSPAPTTAAQPESQGATALGSSRTDESAERQGSAREAEPEVSSQTPALVGQPRLPEMKDTSIERVGQALSKVIHTLDRQLDAGWSSSLDAPNLSFRSEVPGEAPCEGPPSGSLGEGISAPMDFYCFTVESPNSPAPGGGHHDSPRDGQPPYVPGGPEAAGEGERKPAGPVAGEEEETAAAAANIETLRKRKGDQASTSPSSAEDSGVEEGQGSPSEAAHPSEFRVDNNHLLLLMIHVFRENEEQLFRMIRMSTGHMEGNLQLVYVLLTDCYVYLIRKGAAEKPYMVEEAVSYNELDYVSVGLDQQTVTLVCTNRRKQFLLDTADATLTRFFLVSLKSAMIQGCREPPYPSILTDATMERLALAKFVAQESKRETSEVVVQFYGLVHWEDPMEEAAVATPAHCMLTENGVTKEGMLSYKAGTYYLGKEHWKPCFVVLSNGILYQYPDRTDVTPLLSVNMGGEQCGGCRRANTTDRPHSFQVILSDRPSLELSADNEEEMADWMQYLCQAVSKGVIPQGVAPAPCIPCCLVVTAQKVFTCHEDCQTSFFRSLASATLAEVASVSTEAGREYCILEFSQDREQFLPPWVLYFSCTAELDRFLAALAAVWESTYQVKLLHKAVEDSSIRKKCEDALSLIHSTWQRSDSLCRGRASRDPWC; encoded by the exons ATGGAGCCCCCCGCGCAGGTGCAGGACAGGATGCTGCAGAACGTCTCGCTCGCCGTCAAGaag TTGCAGAGCTACTTTGCTGCCTGTGAGGATGAGACCCCAGCCATTCGGAACCATGACAAAGTCTTGCAGCGGCTGTGCGAGCACCTGGACCACGCACTGCTTTATGG GCTACAAGACCTCCCTTCTGGCTACTGGGTCCTGGTGGTGCATTTTACCCGCCGAGAAGCTGTGGAGCAGATTGAGCTGCTGGAGCATGTGACCACGAATCTGGGGCGCA GCCGTGCCTGGCTGTACCTGGCCCTCAATGAGAATTCACTGGAGAGCTACCTGCGCCTCTTCCAGGAGAACTGGAGCCTGCTGCACAAATACTACGTCAA GAATGCTCTAGTCTGCAACCATGATCACCTGGCCCTGTTCCTCACACTGGTCTCTGGCCTAGAGTTCATCCGCTTCGACTTGGATCTG GACGCCCCATACCTGGACCTGGCCCCCTACATGCCAGACTACTACAagccccagcacctgctggactTTGAGGACCGCTTGCCCAGCTCGGCCCATGGTTCGGACAGCCTCTCGCTCAACTCCTTCAACTCAGCCACCTCCACCAACCTGGAGTGGGATGATAGTGCCATTGCCCCCTCCAGTGAAG ACGGAGACCTCACAGACACCCTCAGCTGCCCCCATTCGGTGGCCTCCGAGCTGAACAGTGCCCGAGCATCTGCCAGGAGCCCCACACAGCGCTACAACCCTTTTAACGAGAAGGTGGAAGCTCCCTCCTCTGCTGAGACCACCCCAGTGCACTCTGCctccaaggagaaggaggagggtatCGGCGAAGGCACAGATCAGTCGGGGAGCTGCACAGAGCTGGAGGTCATCAG GTTagcgaagaagaagaagactggCAAGAGGAAGAAGGTGGGCAAGGTGGAGGAAGCTTCCAGTCCCGCTCCCACCACCGCGGCCCAGCCAGAGTCTCAAGGTGCCACTGCCTTGGGGAGCAGCAGAACTGACGAAAGTGCTGAGAGGCAGGGGTCTGCCCGAGAGGCTGAGCCTGAAGTGAGTAGCCAGACCCCTGCGCTTGTTGGGCAGCCGAGGCTCCCTGAGATGAAAGACACCTCTATAGAGCGGGTGGGGCAAGCGCTGAGCAAGGTGATCCACACACTGGACAGGCAACTGGATGCCGGCTGGAGCAGCTCCTTGGATGCCCCCAACCTGTCCTTTCGGAGTGAAGTGCCAGGGGAGGCCCCCTGTGAGGGACCACCCTCTGGCAGCCTTGGTGAGGGGATTTCGGCCCCTATGGACTTCTACTGCTTTACCGTTGAGAGTCCAAACAGTCCTGCGCCAGGTGGTGGCCACCATGACTCTCCAAGGGATGGCCAACCGCCATATGTTCCTGGTGGCcctgaagctgctggagaaggagagAGGAAACCTGCTGGGCCAGTAGCAGGCGAGGAGGAAGAGacagctgccgctgctgcaaaCATAGAGACCCTCCGCAAGCGGAAAGGGGATCAGGCCAGCACCTCCCCAAGCAGCGCCGAGGACTCAGGGGTGGAAGAGGGGCAGGGCAGCCCTTCAGAAGCAGCTCATCCTTCTGAGTTCAG GGTGGACAACAACCACCTGCTGCTTCTGATGATCCACGTCTTCCGGGAGAACGAGGAGCAGCTCTTCCGG ATGATCCGCATGAGCACTGGGCACATGGAGGGGAACCTGCAACTGGTCTACGTGCTGCTGACGGACTGCTATGTGTACCTCATCCGGAAAG GAGCTGCTGAGAAGCCATACATGGTGGAGGAGGCAGTTTCCTACAACGAGCTGGACTATGTCTCG GTGGGTCTGGACCAGCAGACAGTGACCCTGGTCTGCACCAATCGCAGGAAGCAGTTCCTTCTGGACACGGCCGATGCCACCCTGACCAG GTTTTTCCTAGTCTCTCTGAAGTCTGCCATGATTCAAGGGTGCCGTGAGCCCCCATACCCCAGCATCCTGACCGATGCCACCATGGAGAGGCTCGCCCTGGCCAAGTTTGTGGCTCAGGAGTCCAAGCGAGAG ACCTCAGAGGTGGTCGTCCAATTCTATGGCCTTGTTCACTGGGAAGACCCCAtggaagaggcagcagtggccacCCCTGCTCACTGCATGTTGACTGAGAACGGCGTCACCAAGGAAGGCATGCTGAGCTACAAGGCAGGGACCTACTACCTGGGAAAGGAGCACTGGAAGCCCTGCTTTGTAGTGCTCAG CAACGGTATCCTGTATCAGTACCCGGACCGCACAGATGTGACGCCTCTGCTCTCTGTGAACATGGG TGGGGAGCAGTGTGGTGGATGCCGGCGGGCGAACACGACAGACCGGCCCCACTCCTTCCAGGTGATCCTGAGCGACCGCCCTTCCCTGGAGCTGAGTGCCGACAATGAGGAGGAGATGGCCGACTGGATGCAGTACTTGTGTCAGGCCGTCTCCAAAGGG GTCATCCCCCAGGGTGTGGCTCCTGCTCCCTGCATCCCGTGCTGTCTGGTGGTGACAGCTCAGAAGGTCTTCACCTGCCATGAGGACTGCCAGACCAGCTTCTTCCGCTCACTGGCCTCCGCCACACTGGCTGAAGTGGCATCTGTCTCCACAGAGGCTGGCCGGGAGTACTGCATCCTG GAGTTCAGTCAGGACCGTGAGCAGTTCCTGCCCCCCTGGGTGCTTTACTTCAGCTGCACTGCAGAACTAGACCGCTTCCTTGCAGCCTTGGCCGCTGTCTGGGAGAGCACCTACCAG GTCAAGCTTCTGCACAAGGCAGTTGAGGACAGCTCCATCCGGAAGAAATGCGAGGATGCCCTGAGCCTGATCCACAGCACGTGGCAGCGCAGTGACAGCCTGTGCCGTGGCCGAGCGTCCCGGGACCCTTGGTGTTAG
- the PLEKHM2 gene encoding pleckstrin homology domain-containing family M member 2 isoform X2, with protein MEPPAQVQDRMLQNVSLAVKKSYFAACEDETPAIRNHDKVLQRLCEHLDHALLYGLQDLPSGYWVLVVHFTRREAVEQIELLEHVTTNLGRSRAWLYLALNENSLESYLRLFQENWSLLHKYYVKNALVCNHDHLALFLTLVSGLEFIRFDLDLDAPYLDLAPYMPDYYKPQHLLDFEDRLPSSAHGSDSLSLNSFNSATSTNLEWDDSAIAPSSEDYDFGDVFLAAPSLPTAAWEDGDLTDTLSCPHSVASELNSARASARSPTQRYNPFNEKVEAPSSAETTPVHSASKEKEEGIGEGTDQSGSCTELEVIRLAKKKKTGKRKKVGKVEEASSPAPTTAAQPESQGATALGSSRTDESAERQGSAREAEPEVSSQTPALVGQPRLPEMKDTSIERVGQALSKVIHTLDRQLDAGWSSSLDAPNLSFRSEVPGEAPCEGPPSGSLGEGISAPMDFYCFTVESPNSPAPGGGHHDSPRDGQPPYVPGGPEAAGEGERKPAGPVAGEEEETAAAAANIETLRKRKGDQASTSPSSAEDSGVEEGQGSPSEAAHPSEFRVDNNHLLLLMIHVFRENEEQLFRMIRMSTGHMEGNLQLVYVLLTDCYVYLIRKGAAEKPYMVEEAVSYNELDYVSVGLDQQTVTLVCTNRRKQFLLDTADATLTRFFLVSLKSAMIQGCREPPYPSILTDATMERLALAKFVAQESKRETSEVVVQFYGLVHWEDPMEEAAVATPAHCMLTENGVTKEGMLSYKAGTYYLGKEHWKPCFVVLSNGILYQYPDRTDVTPLLSVNMGGEQCGGCRRANTTDRPHSFQVILSDRPSLELSADNEEEMADWMQYLCQAVSKGVIPQGVAPAPCIPCCLVVTAQKVFTCHEDCQTSFFRSLASATLAEVASVSTEAGREYCILEFSQDREQFLPPWVLYFSCTAELDRFLAALAAVWESTYQVKLLHKAVEDSSIRKKCEDALSLIHSTWQRSDSLCRGRASRDPWC; from the exons ATGGAGCCCCCCGCGCAGGTGCAGGACAGGATGCTGCAGAACGTCTCGCTCGCCGTCAAGaag AGCTACTTTGCTGCCTGTGAGGATGAGACCCCAGCCATTCGGAACCATGACAAAGTCTTGCAGCGGCTGTGCGAGCACCTGGACCACGCACTGCTTTATGG GCTACAAGACCTCCCTTCTGGCTACTGGGTCCTGGTGGTGCATTTTACCCGCCGAGAAGCTGTGGAGCAGATTGAGCTGCTGGAGCATGTGACCACGAATCTGGGGCGCA GCCGTGCCTGGCTGTACCTGGCCCTCAATGAGAATTCACTGGAGAGCTACCTGCGCCTCTTCCAGGAGAACTGGAGCCTGCTGCACAAATACTACGTCAA GAATGCTCTAGTCTGCAACCATGATCACCTGGCCCTGTTCCTCACACTGGTCTCTGGCCTAGAGTTCATCCGCTTCGACTTGGATCTG GACGCCCCATACCTGGACCTGGCCCCCTACATGCCAGACTACTACAagccccagcacctgctggactTTGAGGACCGCTTGCCCAGCTCGGCCCATGGTTCGGACAGCCTCTCGCTCAACTCCTTCAACTCAGCCACCTCCACCAACCTGGAGTGGGATGATAGTGCCATTGCCCCCTCCAGTGAAG ATTATGATTTTGGAGACGTCTTCCTTGCAGCGCCATCCTTGCCCACTGCGGCCTGGGAAG ACGGAGACCTCACAGACACCCTCAGCTGCCCCCATTCGGTGGCCTCCGAGCTGAACAGTGCCCGAGCATCTGCCAGGAGCCCCACACAGCGCTACAACCCTTTTAACGAGAAGGTGGAAGCTCCCTCCTCTGCTGAGACCACCCCAGTGCACTCTGCctccaaggagaaggaggagggtatCGGCGAAGGCACAGATCAGTCGGGGAGCTGCACAGAGCTGGAGGTCATCAG GTTagcgaagaagaagaagactggCAAGAGGAAGAAGGTGGGCAAGGTGGAGGAAGCTTCCAGTCCCGCTCCCACCACCGCGGCCCAGCCAGAGTCTCAAGGTGCCACTGCCTTGGGGAGCAGCAGAACTGACGAAAGTGCTGAGAGGCAGGGGTCTGCCCGAGAGGCTGAGCCTGAAGTGAGTAGCCAGACCCCTGCGCTTGTTGGGCAGCCGAGGCTCCCTGAGATGAAAGACACCTCTATAGAGCGGGTGGGGCAAGCGCTGAGCAAGGTGATCCACACACTGGACAGGCAACTGGATGCCGGCTGGAGCAGCTCCTTGGATGCCCCCAACCTGTCCTTTCGGAGTGAAGTGCCAGGGGAGGCCCCCTGTGAGGGACCACCCTCTGGCAGCCTTGGTGAGGGGATTTCGGCCCCTATGGACTTCTACTGCTTTACCGTTGAGAGTCCAAACAGTCCTGCGCCAGGTGGTGGCCACCATGACTCTCCAAGGGATGGCCAACCGCCATATGTTCCTGGTGGCcctgaagctgctggagaaggagagAGGAAACCTGCTGGGCCAGTAGCAGGCGAGGAGGAAGAGacagctgccgctgctgcaaaCATAGAGACCCTCCGCAAGCGGAAAGGGGATCAGGCCAGCACCTCCCCAAGCAGCGCCGAGGACTCAGGGGTGGAAGAGGGGCAGGGCAGCCCTTCAGAAGCAGCTCATCCTTCTGAGTTCAG GGTGGACAACAACCACCTGCTGCTTCTGATGATCCACGTCTTCCGGGAGAACGAGGAGCAGCTCTTCCGG ATGATCCGCATGAGCACTGGGCACATGGAGGGGAACCTGCAACTGGTCTACGTGCTGCTGACGGACTGCTATGTGTACCTCATCCGGAAAG GAGCTGCTGAGAAGCCATACATGGTGGAGGAGGCAGTTTCCTACAACGAGCTGGACTATGTCTCG GTGGGTCTGGACCAGCAGACAGTGACCCTGGTCTGCACCAATCGCAGGAAGCAGTTCCTTCTGGACACGGCCGATGCCACCCTGACCAG GTTTTTCCTAGTCTCTCTGAAGTCTGCCATGATTCAAGGGTGCCGTGAGCCCCCATACCCCAGCATCCTGACCGATGCCACCATGGAGAGGCTCGCCCTGGCCAAGTTTGTGGCTCAGGAGTCCAAGCGAGAG ACCTCAGAGGTGGTCGTCCAATTCTATGGCCTTGTTCACTGGGAAGACCCCAtggaagaggcagcagtggccacCCCTGCTCACTGCATGTTGACTGAGAACGGCGTCACCAAGGAAGGCATGCTGAGCTACAAGGCAGGGACCTACTACCTGGGAAAGGAGCACTGGAAGCCCTGCTTTGTAGTGCTCAG CAACGGTATCCTGTATCAGTACCCGGACCGCACAGATGTGACGCCTCTGCTCTCTGTGAACATGGG TGGGGAGCAGTGTGGTGGATGCCGGCGGGCGAACACGACAGACCGGCCCCACTCCTTCCAGGTGATCCTGAGCGACCGCCCTTCCCTGGAGCTGAGTGCCGACAATGAGGAGGAGATGGCCGACTGGATGCAGTACTTGTGTCAGGCCGTCTCCAAAGGG GTCATCCCCCAGGGTGTGGCTCCTGCTCCCTGCATCCCGTGCTGTCTGGTGGTGACAGCTCAGAAGGTCTTCACCTGCCATGAGGACTGCCAGACCAGCTTCTTCCGCTCACTGGCCTCCGCCACACTGGCTGAAGTGGCATCTGTCTCCACAGAGGCTGGCCGGGAGTACTGCATCCTG GAGTTCAGTCAGGACCGTGAGCAGTTCCTGCCCCCCTGGGTGCTTTACTTCAGCTGCACTGCAGAACTAGACCGCTTCCTTGCAGCCTTGGCCGCTGTCTGGGAGAGCACCTACCAG GTCAAGCTTCTGCACAAGGCAGTTGAGGACAGCTCCATCCGGAAGAAATGCGAGGATGCCCTGAGCCTGATCCACAGCACGTGGCAGCGCAGTGACAGCCTGTGCCGTGGCCGAGCGTCCCGGGACCCTTGGTGTTAG
- the PLEKHM2 gene encoding pleckstrin homology domain-containing family M member 2 isoform X4, with protein sequence MPDYYKPQHLLDFEDRLPSSAHGSDSLSLNSFNSATSTNLEWDDSAIAPSSEDYDFGDVFLAAPSLPTAAWEDGDLTDTLSCPHSVASELNSARASARSPTQRYNPFNEKVEAPSSAETTPVHSASKEKEEGIGEGTDQSGSCTELEVIRLAKKKKTGKRKKVGKVEEASSPAPTTAAQPESQGATALGSSRTDESAERQGSAREAEPEVSSQTPALVGQPRLPEMKDTSIERVGQALSKVIHTLDRQLDAGWSSSLDAPNLSFRSEVPGEAPCEGPPSGSLGEGISAPMDFYCFTVESPNSPAPGGGHHDSPRDGQPPYVPGGPEAAGEGERKPAGPVAGEEEETAAAAANIETLRKRKGDQASTSPSSAEDSGVEEGQGSPSEAAHPSEFRVDNNHLLLLMIHVFRENEEQLFRMIRMSTGHMEGNLQLVYVLLTDCYVYLIRKGAAEKPYMVEEAVSYNELDYVSVGLDQQTVTLVCTNRRKQFLLDTADATLTRFFLVSLKSAMIQGCREPPYPSILTDATMERLALAKFVAQESKRETSEVVVQFYGLVHWEDPMEEAAVATPAHCMLTENGVTKEGMLSYKAGTYYLGKEHWKPCFVVLSNGILYQYPDRTDVTPLLSVNMGGEQCGGCRRANTTDRPHSFQVILSDRPSLELSADNEEEMADWMQYLCQAVSKGVIPQGVAPAPCIPCCLVVTAQKVFTCHEDCQTSFFRSLASATLAEVASVSTEAGREYCILEFSQDREQFLPPWVLYFSCTAELDRFLAALAAVWESTYQVKLLHKAVEDSSIRKKCEDALSLIHSTWQRSDSLCRGRASRDPWC encoded by the exons ATGCCAGACTACTACAagccccagcacctgctggactTTGAGGACCGCTTGCCCAGCTCGGCCCATGGTTCGGACAGCCTCTCGCTCAACTCCTTCAACTCAGCCACCTCCACCAACCTGGAGTGGGATGATAGTGCCATTGCCCCCTCCAGTGAAG ATTATGATTTTGGAGACGTCTTCCTTGCAGCGCCATCCTTGCCCACTGCGGCCTGGGAAG ACGGAGACCTCACAGACACCCTCAGCTGCCCCCATTCGGTGGCCTCCGAGCTGAACAGTGCCCGAGCATCTGCCAGGAGCCCCACACAGCGCTACAACCCTTTTAACGAGAAGGTGGAAGCTCCCTCCTCTGCTGAGACCACCCCAGTGCACTCTGCctccaaggagaaggaggagggtatCGGCGAAGGCACAGATCAGTCGGGGAGCTGCACAGAGCTGGAGGTCATCAG GTTagcgaagaagaagaagactggCAAGAGGAAGAAGGTGGGCAAGGTGGAGGAAGCTTCCAGTCCCGCTCCCACCACCGCGGCCCAGCCAGAGTCTCAAGGTGCCACTGCCTTGGGGAGCAGCAGAACTGACGAAAGTGCTGAGAGGCAGGGGTCTGCCCGAGAGGCTGAGCCTGAAGTGAGTAGCCAGACCCCTGCGCTTGTTGGGCAGCCGAGGCTCCCTGAGATGAAAGACACCTCTATAGAGCGGGTGGGGCAAGCGCTGAGCAAGGTGATCCACACACTGGACAGGCAACTGGATGCCGGCTGGAGCAGCTCCTTGGATGCCCCCAACCTGTCCTTTCGGAGTGAAGTGCCAGGGGAGGCCCCCTGTGAGGGACCACCCTCTGGCAGCCTTGGTGAGGGGATTTCGGCCCCTATGGACTTCTACTGCTTTACCGTTGAGAGTCCAAACAGTCCTGCGCCAGGTGGTGGCCACCATGACTCTCCAAGGGATGGCCAACCGCCATATGTTCCTGGTGGCcctgaagctgctggagaaggagagAGGAAACCTGCTGGGCCAGTAGCAGGCGAGGAGGAAGAGacagctgccgctgctgcaaaCATAGAGACCCTCCGCAAGCGGAAAGGGGATCAGGCCAGCACCTCCCCAAGCAGCGCCGAGGACTCAGGGGTGGAAGAGGGGCAGGGCAGCCCTTCAGAAGCAGCTCATCCTTCTGAGTTCAG GGTGGACAACAACCACCTGCTGCTTCTGATGATCCACGTCTTCCGGGAGAACGAGGAGCAGCTCTTCCGG ATGATCCGCATGAGCACTGGGCACATGGAGGGGAACCTGCAACTGGTCTACGTGCTGCTGACGGACTGCTATGTGTACCTCATCCGGAAAG GAGCTGCTGAGAAGCCATACATGGTGGAGGAGGCAGTTTCCTACAACGAGCTGGACTATGTCTCG GTGGGTCTGGACCAGCAGACAGTGACCCTGGTCTGCACCAATCGCAGGAAGCAGTTCCTTCTGGACACGGCCGATGCCACCCTGACCAG GTTTTTCCTAGTCTCTCTGAAGTCTGCCATGATTCAAGGGTGCCGTGAGCCCCCATACCCCAGCATCCTGACCGATGCCACCATGGAGAGGCTCGCCCTGGCCAAGTTTGTGGCTCAGGAGTCCAAGCGAGAG ACCTCAGAGGTGGTCGTCCAATTCTATGGCCTTGTTCACTGGGAAGACCCCAtggaagaggcagcagtggccacCCCTGCTCACTGCATGTTGACTGAGAACGGCGTCACCAAGGAAGGCATGCTGAGCTACAAGGCAGGGACCTACTACCTGGGAAAGGAGCACTGGAAGCCCTGCTTTGTAGTGCTCAG CAACGGTATCCTGTATCAGTACCCGGACCGCACAGATGTGACGCCTCTGCTCTCTGTGAACATGGG TGGGGAGCAGTGTGGTGGATGCCGGCGGGCGAACACGACAGACCGGCCCCACTCCTTCCAGGTGATCCTGAGCGACCGCCCTTCCCTGGAGCTGAGTGCCGACAATGAGGAGGAGATGGCCGACTGGATGCAGTACTTGTGTCAGGCCGTCTCCAAAGGG GTCATCCCCCAGGGTGTGGCTCCTGCTCCCTGCATCCCGTGCTGTCTGGTGGTGACAGCTCAGAAGGTCTTCACCTGCCATGAGGACTGCCAGACCAGCTTCTTCCGCTCACTGGCCTCCGCCACACTGGCTGAAGTGGCATCTGTCTCCACAGAGGCTGGCCGGGAGTACTGCATCCTG GAGTTCAGTCAGGACCGTGAGCAGTTCCTGCCCCCCTGGGTGCTTTACTTCAGCTGCACTGCAGAACTAGACCGCTTCCTTGCAGCCTTGGCCGCTGTCTGGGAGAGCACCTACCAG GTCAAGCTTCTGCACAAGGCAGTTGAGGACAGCTCCATCCGGAAGAAATGCGAGGATGCCCTGAGCCTGATCCACAGCACGTGGCAGCGCAGTGACAGCCTGTGCCGTGGCCGAGCGTCCCGGGACCCTTGGTGTTAG